CGGCGCGCACCTGCCCGTCGCCCACGCTCCGCCCGCCCCGCTGCACGCTCCCGGCGATCTCCAGCAGCGCCTGGAGCTTCGGGGTGACGCGCGGCGCCGCGGCGCCGGCCACCACGGCATCCACGGTCTCCGCCTCCCCCAGGAGGTGGCGCGCGGCCGCGGCGTGGGACGAGGTGCAGAAGACGCAGCGGTTGAGCGACGACACGTGGGTGGCGATCAGCTCCCGCTCGGCGGCGCTCAGCCCCTCTTCCGCGCGGAGGAGCGCCTGCGCGAGGGCGTTCAGCGGCCCCGCGGTCTCGGGGTAC
The window above is part of the Longimicrobiaceae bacterium genome. Proteins encoded here:
- a CDS encoding peroxidase-related enzyme (This protein belongs to a clade of uncharacterized proteins related to peroxidases such as the alkylhydroperoxidase AhpD.); translation: MAHVAVDQGVPGIVGLLDRYPETAGPLNALAQALLRAEEGLSAAERELIATHVSSLNRCVFCTSSHAAAARHLLGEAETVDAVVAGAAAPRVTPKLQALLEIAGSVQRGGRSVGDGQVRAAREQGATDREIHDTVLIAAAFCMFNRYVDGLAAWTPDDPAAYDRIGAQLAAHGYAR